One genomic window of Actinoalloteichus hoggarensis includes the following:
- a CDS encoding TIGR03557 family F420-dependent LLM class oxidoreductase translates to MSFGYTLFTEQAPPRQLVSDAVAAEAAGFDFAVSSDHYFPWLDSQGHASYCWSVLGAVAQATSRLELMTYVTCPIIRYHPAVVAQKAATVQLLSEGRFTLGVGAGENLNEHIVARGWPPVNVRHDMLEEALHIIGRLFDGGYVTHRGEHFHVDSAKVWDLPEQRVPIAVAVSGPQSIRRFATLSDHLVATEPKSELVRNWDEARSGTMVHSRKIGQQPMCFDADRDAAVARAHDQMRWFAGGWKVNSELPSTAAFAAASQFARPADVAEAIPCGDDVGAFVESVRPFAEAGFTDIALVQIGGGHQEPFFPFARDRLLPALRAEFG, encoded by the coding sequence ATCTCCTTCGGTTACACTCTGTTCACCGAGCAGGCCCCGCCCCGCCAGCTGGTCTCCGATGCCGTCGCGGCCGAGGCCGCGGGATTCGACTTCGCGGTCTCCAGCGATCACTACTTTCCCTGGCTGGACTCCCAGGGTCATGCCTCGTACTGCTGGAGCGTGCTCGGCGCCGTAGCCCAGGCGACGAGCCGCCTGGAACTGATGACGTACGTGACCTGCCCGATCATCCGTTACCACCCGGCGGTGGTCGCGCAGAAGGCCGCCACCGTCCAGCTGTTGTCCGAGGGCCGGTTCACCCTCGGCGTCGGCGCGGGCGAGAACCTCAACGAACACATCGTGGCGCGCGGCTGGCCGCCGGTGAACGTCCGGCACGACATGCTGGAGGAGGCACTGCACATCATCGGCAGGCTCTTCGACGGCGGGTACGTCACGCACCGTGGCGAACACTTCCACGTGGACTCGGCGAAGGTCTGGGATCTCCCGGAGCAGCGCGTGCCGATCGCCGTCGCGGTGTCCGGCCCACAGTCGATCCGGCGGTTCGCCACGCTCAGCGACCACCTCGTCGCCACCGAACCGAAGTCGGAGCTCGTGCGGAACTGGGACGAGGCCCGGTCCGGCACGATGGTGCACAGCCGCAAGATCGGCCAGCAGCCGATGTGCTTCGACGCCGACCGCGACGCGGCTGTCGCGCGGGCGCACGACCAGATGCGGTGGTTCGCGGGCGGCTGGAAGGTCAACTCCGAACTTCCCTCCACCGCGGCGTTCGCCGCGGCCAGCCAGTTCGCCCGCCCGGCCGACGTGGCGGAGGCGATCCCCTGCGGCGACGACGTCGGCGCCTTCGTCGAGTCGGTCCGCCCGTTCGCCGAGGCCGGCTTCACCGACATCGCGCTCGTGCAGATCGGCGGAGGCCATCAGGAGCCGTTCTTCCCGTTCGCCAGGGATCGTCTGTTGCCCGCGCTACGCGCGGAGTTCGGATGA
- a CDS encoding PPOX class F420-dependent oxidoreductase codes for MAAEPLPPHVIALLQGANPAVMATLRSDGTPVSVATWYLFENDRILVNLDAKRTRLSHLRRDPRVSLTVIEDGNWYKHVSIQGRATSIEDDPELTDIDRLSTLYTGRPYPERTRPRVSVWIDIDRWHAWNVES; via the coding sequence ATGGCTGCCGAACCTCTTCCCCCGCATGTCATCGCCCTGCTCCAGGGCGCGAATCCCGCCGTGATGGCCACGCTCCGCTCGGACGGCACGCCCGTCTCGGTCGCCACCTGGTATCTGTTCGAGAACGACCGCATCCTGGTCAACCTCGACGCGAAGCGCACGCGGCTGTCGCATCTGCGTCGGGACCCGCGTGTCTCGCTCACCGTGATCGAGGACGGGAACTGGTACAAGCACGTCAGCATCCAGGGGCGGGCGACCTCGATCGAGGACGATCCGGAGCTCACCGACATCGACAGACTGTCCACCCTGTACACGGGCCGTCCCTATCCGGAGCGCACCCGGCCGCGCGTCAGCGTCTGGATCGACATCGACCGCTGGCACGCATGGAACGTCGAATCCTGA
- a CDS encoding AbrB family transcriptional regulator, with the protein MTVLGLVAAALLGALLAKLGRVPLWPLIGAIAGAGTFHALTGMPENLPRALEIGAQVVVGTVVGSALGPSLVRVLRSLLVPGLLAVLTILGVGVGLGVLLSHWGDVDETVAVFGMVPGGVGELVAATASLGGDSAVVAGMHLIRLVVLLTVLPLLIRWLDRGTGGEETGPGTGS; encoded by the coding sequence ATGACGGTCCTCGGGCTCGTGGCCGCCGCGTTGCTCGGCGCGCTGCTCGCCAAGCTGGGGCGCGTCCCCCTCTGGCCGCTGATCGGGGCGATCGCGGGCGCGGGCACGTTCCACGCCCTCACCGGTATGCCGGAGAACCTTCCGCGAGCCCTGGAGATCGGCGCTCAGGTGGTCGTCGGCACCGTGGTCGGCTCGGCGCTGGGGCCCTCGCTCGTCCGGGTCCTGCGCAGCCTGCTGGTGCCCGGGCTGCTGGCCGTGCTGACGATCCTCGGCGTCGGCGTCGGGCTGGGCGTGCTGCTGTCGCACTGGGGCGACGTCGACGAGACCGTCGCGGTGTTCGGCATGGTTCCCGGCGGTGTCGGCGAACTCGTGGCGGCGACGGCGAGTCTCGGTGGGGACAGCGCCGTGGTCGCGGGCATGCACCTCATCCGTCTGGTGGTGCTGTTGACCGTCCTGCCGCTGCTCATCCGCTGGTTGGACCGCGGAACGGGCGGCGAGGAGACCGGACCCGGCACGGGTTCGTGA
- a CDS encoding AbrB family transcriptional regulator yields the protein MTADDGARGAGAVRRLLPTLRLLLGGSLGAAVALLLHVPAGGIFGAVAGSALVNIRWSGHRPARWLSRVGLLLLGCVAGARLDGGSLATLATLALPVLFGVLVLLAVDVGLALLLRRRFGFDLRTGLLACSPGGFSEMAAVAAEVGARTEVVVAVHLARIAAVVLVVMPLLIWFSGSPA from the coding sequence ATGACTGCCGACGACGGGGCGCGGGGCGCCGGGGCGGTGCGCCGCCTGCTGCCGACGCTGCGGCTGCTGCTCGGCGGATCGCTCGGTGCGGCCGTCGCCCTGCTGCTCCACGTGCCCGCGGGCGGGATCTTCGGCGCCGTCGCGGGCAGTGCCCTGGTGAACATCCGCTGGTCCGGGCATCGCCCGGCCCGCTGGCTCAGTCGGGTGGGCCTGCTCCTGCTCGGGTGTGTGGCCGGCGCCCGGCTCGACGGGGGCAGTCTGGCCACCCTGGCGACGCTGGCGCTGCCGGTGCTCTTCGGTGTGCTGGTGCTGCTGGCGGTCGACGTCGGACTCGCGCTGCTGCTGCGTCGACGCTTCGGCTTCGACCTGCGCACCGGTCTGCTGGCCTGCTCGCCGGGCGGCTTCAGCGAGATGGCGGCCGTGGCAGCGGAGGTCGGCGCCCGTACCGAGGTGGTCGTCGCCGTCCACCTGGCCCGCATCGCGGCCGTCGTGCTGGTCGTGATGCCGCTGCTGATCTGGTTCTCGGGGTCCCCCGCATGA
- a CDS encoding TetR/AcrR family transcriptional regulator yields MNARARRSQEEMLADIRAAALAELTEVGIGRMSMAGIAQRSGTARTSLHRRWSSPTEILLEAVEDSYPQETVSPGLDDLRGDLIRALEFLVDWTATPTARAVESILAERARHPELAQALYERVFDQKGGRFTRTVLMHYAEHGYLDPALVTDVVTDIGEALVLKHFADSGSPPDAVLLARIVDEAVLPAVGVPPVVGRES; encoded by the coding sequence ATGAATGCCAGGGCCCGTCGCAGCCAGGAGGAGATGCTGGCCGACATCCGCGCCGCCGCCCTGGCGGAGCTGACCGAGGTCGGGATCGGCCGCATGAGCATGGCGGGCATCGCACAGCGATCGGGAACGGCCCGTACCTCGCTGCATCGACGCTGGTCGAGCCCCACCGAGATCCTGCTCGAAGCCGTGGAGGACAGCTATCCACAGGAGACGGTCTCGCCCGGCCTCGACGACCTGCGCGGTGATCTGATCCGAGCACTCGAGTTCCTGGTCGACTGGACCGCCACCCCGACCGCGCGGGCGGTGGAGTCGATCCTCGCCGAGCGGGCCCGCCATCCGGAGCTGGCTCAGGCGCTGTACGAGCGGGTGTTCGACCAGAAGGGCGGGCGGTTCACCCGCACCGTGCTGATGCACTACGCCGAGCACGGGTACCTCGATCCGGCGTTGGTCACCGACGTGGTCACCGACATCGGCGAGGCGCTCGTGCTCAAGCACTTCGCCGACAGCGGCAGTCCGCCGGACGCGGTGCTGCTGGCCCGCATCGTCGACGAGGCGGTGCTGCCCGCCGTGGGGGTCCCGCCCGTCGTCGGTCGGGAGTCCTGA
- a CDS encoding cytochrome P450, whose protein sequence is MTPDISRARGGRRADRHTRDRRNTGRTTLATGADTLRVLTRVLAPLAARGLIVRRPRVTAWLEHRDADRRAVELLRGLRRRHGPGPLRLRIPGRSIVVLLDRNDVRRVLHATPEPFSPATREKRGALAHFQPYGVLISRGPARAERRRLVEQALDTDVPIHRHGSAVTAKAREEADRLADTVLRTGTLTWGEFGPAWWRLVRRVVLGDQASEDHEISDLLTTLRARANWSYLSPRQPRARRRFARLLSEYVGRAEPGSLAAAVANTPSSPDAMPISQIPQWLFAFEPAGLVTLRALALLASHPRHAERARAEAEAVVDDTPRELPYLRACLLESVRLWPTTPALLRETTEETDLLGVALPRRTTVLIVTPLFHRDPETLPGADRFDPAVWLEGRADDQWSLLPFSGGPGRCPGRDLVLLTASTALAVLLNRTRPRLLSTPSLDPRRPLPGTVDPYSVRLAITPR, encoded by the coding sequence ATGACACCCGACATCTCCCGAGCTCGCGGCGGACGCCGAGCCGACCGTCACACCCGAGACCGCCGGAACACCGGGCGGACGACCCTGGCGACCGGTGCGGACACCCTGCGGGTGCTGACCCGAGTGCTCGCACCGCTGGCGGCACGCGGCCTGATCGTCCGCAGACCGCGAGTGACGGCATGGCTGGAGCATCGCGACGCGGACCGCCGAGCGGTCGAGCTGCTACGCGGACTTCGGCGGCGGCACGGCCCGGGACCGCTGCGACTGCGCATCCCCGGTCGTTCGATCGTCGTCCTGCTGGATCGGAACGACGTCCGCCGCGTCCTCCACGCCACACCGGAGCCGTTCTCCCCCGCCACCAGGGAGAAGCGGGGCGCGCTCGCGCACTTCCAGCCCTACGGCGTCCTCATCTCGCGGGGACCGGCGCGGGCCGAACGGCGGCGCCTCGTCGAACAGGCCCTGGACACCGACGTGCCGATCCACCGGCACGGGTCGGCCGTGACGGCCAAGGCCCGCGAGGAGGCCGACCGGCTGGCCGACACCGTCCTCCGAACGGGCACGCTGACCTGGGGCGAGTTCGGTCCGGCCTGGTGGCGGCTGGTCCGCAGGGTGGTCCTGGGCGATCAGGCGAGCGAGGACCACGAGATCAGCGATCTCCTCACCACGCTCCGAGCCCGAGCGAACTGGTCCTACCTGAGTCCCCGGCAGCCGCGGGCACGGAGAAGATTCGCGCGGCTGCTGAGCGAGTATGTCGGCCGTGCCGAGCCGGGCAGCCTGGCCGCCGCCGTCGCGAACACCCCGAGCAGTCCCGACGCCATGCCGATCAGTCAGATCCCGCAATGGCTGTTCGCCTTCGAACCGGCGGGCCTGGTCACCCTGCGCGCTCTAGCCCTGCTCGCGTCCCATCCGCGGCACGCGGAGCGGGCCAGGGCCGAGGCCGAGGCCGTCGTCGACGACACGCCGCGAGAGCTGCCCTATCTCCGCGCCTGCCTGCTCGAGTCGGTCCGGCTCTGGCCGACCACTCCCGCGCTGCTGCGTGAGACGACCGAGGAGACCGACCTGCTCGGGGTCGCTCTTCCCCGCCGGACGACGGTGCTGATCGTCACCCCGTTGTTCCATCGGGACCCCGAGACGCTGCCCGGTGCCGACCGTTTCGACCCGGCGGTGTGGCTGGAGGGCCGCGCGGACGATCAGTGGTCTCTCCTGCCGTTCAGCGGCGGCCCCGGCCGCTGCCCCGGCCGTGATCTCGTCCTGCTGACCGCGAGCACCGCCCTGGCCGTCCTGTTGAACCGGACCCGCCCCCGGCTGCTCTCGACGCCGAGTCTGGACCCGCGTCGTCCGCTGCCGGGGACGGTCGATCCCTACTCCGTCCGACTGGCGATCACCCCACGCTGA
- a CDS encoding plasmid stabilization protein, with translation MPQQSWNDKRERQYRHIKDSQRARGTGEGRAEEIAARTVNKNRARSGESRTRSRTSVADMSPQKRGGQRSGKRLGPGGPTKAQLYNDARRRGIRGRSTMSKAELSRALGR, from the coding sequence GTGCCTCAGCAGTCATGGAACGACAAGCGGGAACGCCAGTATCGACACATCAAGGACTCGCAGCGAGCACGCGGCACCGGGGAGGGCCGTGCCGAGGAGATCGCGGCACGGACCGTCAACAAGAACCGCGCCCGGTCCGGCGAGTCCCGTACCCGAAGCAGGACGTCCGTCGCGGACATGTCGCCGCAGAAGCGCGGTGGACAGCGATCCGGGAAGCGGCTCGGACCCGGCGGCCCCACCAAGGCGCAGCTGTACAACGACGCCAGGAGACGTGGCATCCGAGGCCGCTCCACGATGAGCAAGGCCGAGCTGAGCCGGGCCCTCGGTCGCTGA
- a CDS encoding aminotransferase class I/II-fold pyridoxal phosphate-dependent enzyme, whose amino-acid sequence MDHSEVPVLTALREFRDRGFVPFTAPGHKQGRGVDQRVLDVLGTDVFASDVIALNGLDDRVMGAGVLARAQALMADAVHADHTFFSTCGSSLSVKSAILAVAGPGESMLIPRHAHKSVVSALIISGVEPVWVRPRWDEELHLTHPPGPAEFTAAYERQPEARGMLLVTPTDYGACGDIQAVADTCHRLGVPLIVDEAWGAHLPFHRDLPQWAMDAGADLCVTSVHKMGAAVEQSSVFHLRGDLVDPAVLKAREDLLGTTSPTSLVYAALDGWRRQMVEQGHELLSAALRLVAEVRARIASIDGLVVMRDEFVGPGLAAATDPFKVVVDVAASGISGYQAADWLRAEQRVSVGLADHRRVVALLNQSDDEQTATRLVDALTALAEAATSFDPPRPVEIPRAEDMELEVAMLPRDAFFGPAEQVPVGQAAGRIAAEMITPYPPGAPGVLPGEVLTEPILAYLRSGLAAGMELPDPADSDLGSVRVVARS is encoded by the coding sequence ATGGACCACAGTGAGGTGCCGGTGCTGACCGCACTGCGTGAGTTCCGTGATCGGGGCTTCGTGCCGTTCACCGCGCCGGGGCACAAACAGGGACGCGGCGTCGACCAGCGGGTTCTCGACGTCCTGGGCACGGACGTGTTCGCCTCCGACGTCATCGCGCTCAACGGCCTGGACGATCGCGTCATGGGCGCCGGAGTACTGGCCAGGGCACAGGCGTTGATGGCCGACGCGGTGCACGCGGACCACACGTTCTTCTCCACCTGCGGCAGCTCGCTGTCGGTGAAGAGCGCGATCCTGGCGGTCGCCGGGCCCGGCGAGAGCATGCTGATACCGCGCCACGCGCACAAGTCGGTGGTGTCGGCACTCATCATCAGCGGGGTCGAGCCGGTGTGGGTGCGGCCTCGCTGGGACGAGGAGCTGCACCTGACGCATCCGCCGGGGCCCGCGGAGTTCACGGCGGCGTACGAGCGGCAGCCCGAGGCCAGGGGGATGCTGTTGGTGACGCCCACCGACTACGGCGCGTGCGGCGACATCCAGGCGGTCGCGGACACCTGCCACCGTCTCGGGGTTCCGCTGATCGTCGACGAGGCCTGGGGCGCGCACCTGCCGTTTCATCGGGACCTGCCGCAGTGGGCGATGGACGCCGGGGCCGACCTCTGCGTGACGAGCGTCCACAAGATGGGGGCCGCCGTCGAACAGAGCTCGGTCTTCCATCTGCGGGGCGATCTGGTGGACCCCGCCGTGCTGAAGGCACGTGAGGACCTGCTGGGGACGACCAGCCCGACCTCGCTGGTCTACGCGGCGCTCGACGGGTGGCGGCGGCAGATGGTCGAGCAGGGACACGAGCTGCTGTCCGCCGCGCTGCGACTGGTGGCGGAGGTGCGGGCCCGCATCGCGTCGATCGACGGCCTCGTCGTGATGCGGGACGAGTTCGTCGGGCCGGGCCTGGCCGCCGCGACGGACCCGTTCAAGGTGGTCGTCGACGTCGCGGCATCGGGAATCAGCGGATATCAGGCCGCGGACTGGCTTCGCGCCGAGCAGCGGGTCTCCGTGGGCCTGGCGGATCACCGGCGTGTCGTCGCGTTGCTCAACCAGTCCGACGACGAGCAGACGGCGACTCGGCTGGTCGACGCCCTCACCGCGTTGGCCGAGGCGGCGACGTCGTTCGATCCGCCGAGGCCGGTCGAGATCCCCCGTGCCGAGGACATGGAGCTGGAGGTCGCGATGCTGCCCCGAGACGCCTTCTTCGGGCCTGCCGAACAGGTTCCCGTCGGGCAGGCGGCCGGCCGGATCGCCGCCGAGATGATCACACCGTATCCGCCCGGTGCACCCGGCGTCCTTCCCGGCGAGGTGCTGACGGAGCCGATACTCGCGTATCTGCGCAGCGGGCTCGCGGCGGGAATGGAACTGCCTGATCCCGCCGACTCCGATCTCGGCTCCGTCCGCGTGGTCGCGCGCTCCTGA
- a CDS encoding GNAT family N-acetyltransferase: MAIELGTTGVDGLRGVAAVLGGWQADGAPLQLHPGDLGWFWRFGARATVEAVRTWSRDGRILAVGLLDGRRLLRLATAPEARRDEELARRLAADAGDPARGVLPGGGVSVEAPAGSLIRELLSADGWRAGEPWTALHRDLTDPVPPPGARIEVVGPEQAHVRSAVQRAAFDGSTFTDERWHTMAAGPLYDAARCLVAHDDRGLAVAAVTVWSAGPGRPGLIEPMGVHGDHRGHGYGRAITVAAAAALRSLGSSSAIVATPSSHSGAVATYRSAGFTPRPELADLCRDA, encoded by the coding sequence ATGGCGATCGAGTTGGGTACCACGGGCGTCGACGGACTGCGCGGCGTCGCCGCCGTGCTGGGCGGCTGGCAGGCCGACGGGGCGCCGCTGCAGCTCCATCCGGGCGACCTGGGCTGGTTCTGGCGTTTCGGCGCCCGGGCGACGGTCGAGGCCGTTCGCACCTGGAGCAGGGACGGGCGAATCCTGGCCGTCGGCCTGCTTGACGGCCGTCGACTGTTGCGGCTCGCGACCGCGCCGGAGGCCCGGCGAGACGAGGAGCTGGCGCGGCGCCTGGCGGCCGACGCGGGCGATCCGGCACGCGGGGTGCTTCCCGGCGGCGGCGTGTCCGTCGAGGCCCCGGCGGGCTCGCTGATTCGGGAGCTGTTGTCCGCCGACGGTTGGCGGGCCGGGGAGCCGTGGACGGCGCTGCACCGCGACCTCACCGATCCGGTGCCGCCTCCCGGAGCGCGCATCGAGGTGGTCGGGCCGGAGCAGGCGCACGTCCGGAGCGCCGTGCAGCGGGCGGCGTTCGACGGCTCCACGTTCACCGACGAACGATGGCACACGATGGCGGCCGGGCCGTTGTACGACGCCGCTCGCTGCCTGGTCGCTCACGACGACCGCGGCCTGGCGGTGGCGGCGGTGACGGTGTGGTCGGCCGGGCCGGGCAGACCGGGTCTGATCGAGCCCATGGGCGTCCACGGAGACCATCGCGGTCACGGCTACGGCAGGGCGATCACCGTGGCGGCAGCCGCGGCGCTTCGTTCGCTGGGCTCCTCCAGCGCGATCGTCGCCACCCCGAGTTCCCATTCCGGTGCGGTGGCGACGTACCGGTCGGCGGGCTTCACGCCGCGTCCCGAGCTGGCCGATCTGTGCCGCGACGCCTGA
- a CDS encoding YbaB/EbfC family nucleoid-associated protein yields MNTAADSGQIAEQLRRRQDRIRELELIARDQRHDSATPDRQVGATVDGTGRLVDLTISDAALRTPHPGRLGDHLVHVIREARRAAAETTRTQLATILPGFHAAEGGR; encoded by the coding sequence GTGAACACCGCAGCTGACAGTGGACAGATCGCCGAGCAGTTGAGACGGCGGCAGGATCGGATTCGCGAACTCGAGCTGATCGCGCGCGATCAGCGTCACGACTCGGCCACACCCGACCGTCAGGTCGGCGCCACCGTGGACGGCACCGGACGCCTTGTCGACCTGACCATCTCCGATGCCGCATTGCGCACTCCGCATCCGGGGCGACTCGGCGACCACCTGGTCCATGTCATCCGCGAGGCCCGTCGTGCGGCCGCGGAGACGACCCGAACGCAGTTGGCGACGATCCTGCCGGGGTTCCACGCCGCCGAGGGGGGTCGGTGA
- a CDS encoding YbaB/EbfC family nucleoid-associated protein, whose translation MASREELEERLARSRQRYRRAREKASLLTETTIVEDVDGGLGTVAVRGHGQLLRVSLDPSALRYATGRSVSTAVLRSIQRAEARARALRESRDGTEEGHSR comes from the coding sequence ATGGCCTCCCGTGAGGAACTCGAGGAACGGCTGGCCCGGTCTCGACAGCGGTACAGGCGCGCTAGGGAGAAGGCGAGCCTGCTCACCGAGACCACGATCGTCGAAGACGTCGACGGCGGCCTGGGCACCGTGGCGGTGCGCGGTCACGGGCAGCTGCTCCGGGTCTCTCTCGATCCGAGCGCTCTGCGCTACGCCACCGGTCGAAGCGTGTCCACCGCCGTACTTCGCTCCATTCAGCGGGCGGAGGCCAGGGCACGGGCGCTTCGGGAGTCACGCGACGGCACCGAGGAAGGACATTCCCGATGA
- a CDS encoding FUSC family protein, with protein sequence MRRREVGVNRLWDGARAAGRWSSRAIHERGAERSALTQAAKAALAAVLAWLIAAEILELPQPFLAPYTAVFLVETTVYRSVWSAAQQTGAVLGGILLAMAVDTVIPVQAAAIGVAVLVGLILGRWRGFGTSGVWVAVTALLLLGYGSADDMLLLADRLLEVLIGAVLGVTINALIVPPVYMKDPAAAVGRVVEELTGLLRDIATTLRAEGLPDHAQEWLERIRSLETTIRRAEEATGWARESIRFNPRRRRHAVAADRWRLLLVRLRSAWPHVGQLAESVHTTSYERQPFRYPDMTARTMLADLVDATADLVDARSESVDRPVELRRITERGQAAADRLRGLCEPDGPDGPSPRIGLASLLLPAMKAFDQVAD encoded by the coding sequence ATGCGGCGACGGGAGGTCGGGGTGAACCGGCTGTGGGACGGCGCACGGGCGGCCGGGCGGTGGTCGTCACGGGCGATCCACGAGCGTGGTGCGGAGCGCTCGGCGCTGACTCAGGCGGCCAAGGCGGCACTCGCCGCCGTGCTGGCCTGGTTGATCGCGGCGGAGATCCTGGAACTGCCTCAGCCGTTCCTCGCGCCCTACACGGCCGTCTTCCTGGTGGAGACCACGGTGTACCGGTCGGTCTGGTCGGCCGCGCAGCAGACGGGTGCCGTGCTCGGCGGAATCCTGCTCGCGATGGCCGTGGACACGGTGATACCGGTGCAGGCCGCCGCGATCGGGGTGGCGGTGCTGGTCGGCCTGATACTCGGCCGATGGCGTGGCTTCGGCACCAGCGGCGTCTGGGTCGCCGTCACGGCGTTGCTGCTACTCGGCTACGGCAGCGCGGACGACATGCTGCTCCTCGCGGACCGGCTCCTGGAGGTGCTGATCGGCGCCGTCCTCGGGGTGACGATCAACGCCCTGATCGTGCCGCCGGTGTACATGAAGGACCCGGCGGCGGCCGTGGGCCGGGTCGTCGAGGAGTTGACCGGCCTGCTCCGTGACATCGCGACGACCCTGCGTGCCGAGGGCCTGCCCGACCATGCACAGGAGTGGCTCGAGCGGATTCGCAGTCTGGAGACGACGATCCGCCGCGCCGAGGAGGCGACCGGCTGGGCACGGGAGAGCATCCGATTCAACCCGCGCCGCCGCCGACACGCCGTCGCCGCGGATCGGTGGCGGCTGCTCCTGGTCCGGCTGCGATCGGCGTGGCCGCATGTCGGTCAGCTCGCCGAGTCGGTGCACACCACCAGCTACGAGCGGCAGCCGTTCCGCTACCCGGACATGACGGCCAGGACGATGCTCGCCGACCTGGTCGACGCCACCGCGGACCTCGTCGACGCCCGGTCGGAGTCCGTCGACCGGCCGGTGGAGCTGCGGAGGATCACCGAACGCGGACAGGCCGCGGCGGATCGACTGCGCGGCCTCTGCGAGCCCGACGGGCCGGACGGGCCGTCGCCGCGCATCGGGCTGGCATCGCTGCTCCTGCCCGCGATGAAGGCCTTCGACCAGGTCGCCGACTGA
- a CDS encoding class I SAM-dependent methyltransferase yields MAKDRAADADSVLRRLYEAGDEDARMAAAQNEVEWRRTGEVPRRWLPDPPARLLDVGGASGRYTEWLIRLGYEVSIVDLVARHVDQARARGISAKIGDARDLTHAADSVDVVLLMGPLYHLPSAADRARALSEAVRVCRGGGQIIVAAMSRWAKPAVRAARGGLHDVEIRRHLAAILRTGRDVAGSDFDRVSYNHDPGELVTELETAGLRDVEILGVEGPLGAAARVDTRLNDYALRTARIAESLAPHLSIHLLGRGRAD; encoded by the coding sequence ATGGCGAAGGACAGGGCCGCGGACGCCGATTCCGTGCTCCGGCGCCTGTACGAGGCGGGCGACGAGGACGCCCGCATGGCGGCCGCCCAGAACGAGGTGGAATGGCGACGCACCGGTGAAGTGCCGCGGCGATGGCTGCCCGACCCGCCCGCCCGGCTTCTCGACGTCGGCGGCGCCTCCGGACGATACACCGAATGGCTGATCCGGCTCGGTTACGAGGTCTCGATCGTCGATCTCGTCGCCAGGCACGTCGACCAGGCCCGGGCCCGCGGGATCTCGGCGAAGATCGGCGATGCCCGTGACCTGACGCACGCGGCCGACTCGGTGGACGTCGTGCTCCTCATGGGCCCGCTCTACCATCTGCCGTCCGCAGCCGATCGTGCTCGCGCCCTGTCCGAGGCCGTGCGCGTGTGCCGAGGCGGCGGTCAGATCATCGTGGCGGCGATGTCCCGCTGGGCGAAGCCCGCCGTCCGCGCCGCCAGGGGCGGACTCCACGACGTGGAGATCCGACGACACCTGGCGGCGATCCTGCGCACCGGGCGGGACGTGGCAGGCAGCGACTTCGATCGGGTGTCCTACAACCACGATCCCGGCGAGCTGGTCACGGAACTGGAGACCGCCGGCCTCCGCGACGTCGAGATCCTCGGGGTGGAGGGGCCGCTGGGAGCCGCGGCCCGAGTGGACACCCGTCTCAACGACTATGCGTTGCGGACCGCCCGCATCGCGGAGTCACTCGCCCCGCATCTCTCCATTCACCTGCTCGGCCGGGGCCGCGCCGACTGA
- a CDS encoding MerR family DNA-binding transcriptional regulator codes for MGVHVGASIGQAAALFDIAPSTLRWWEKTGLLPAPPRVNGRRVYDEQALRRVGVAYLCCLTGAMPLSQAASVTTGQAGKDWQENVSSQVARLDGELRRLRNARDYLLHLLRCPDDDVVAECTHLAGELAEHTPVGDVAVGDGLVAAARSLRPRGSDAVRDEKTRRRDEDGAGQARCAVCGDALATTARGRPRKYCSQACRQRRYRRSAASS; via the coding sequence ATGGGCGTTCACGTCGGTGCCTCGATCGGCCAGGCTGCGGCGCTGTTCGACATCGCACCGTCCACGCTGCGCTGGTGGGAGAAGACGGGGCTGCTCCCCGCCCCGCCGAGGGTGAACGGACGGCGCGTCTACGACGAGCAGGCGCTGCGCCGGGTCGGCGTCGCCTACCTGTGCTGCCTCACCGGTGCCATGCCGCTGTCGCAGGCCGCCTCCGTCACCACAGGTCAGGCGGGCAAGGACTGGCAGGAGAACGTGAGCAGTCAGGTGGCGCGTCTCGACGGCGAGCTGCGCAGGCTGCGGAATGCGCGCGACTACCTGCTTCACCTGCTGCGGTGTCCCGATGACGACGTCGTCGCCGAGTGCACGCACCTCGCAGGCGAACTCGCGGAGCACACGCCGGTGGGCGACGTCGCGGTGGGCGACGGTCTGGTCGCGGCGGCCAGGTCTCTCCGTCCGCGCGGCAGCGACGCCGTTCGTGACGAAAAGACGAGGCGGCGTGACGAAGACGGTGCGGGCCAGGCGCGCTGCGCGGTGTGCGGAGACGCCCTCGCGACGACGGCACGCGGCAGACCGCGGAAGTACTGTTCGCAGGCGTGTCGTCAGCGCCGATATCGCCGGAGCGCGGCATCGAGCTGA